The genomic DNA CGTGGCAAGGGCGAATTTGTCACCTTGGTAGGGGCGGCCCCTTAGTTCATGAAAAGACATAAATCACTCGAGACTTCATCAAGCAATTAAGATAGAGGTCGGATCCTTTGATCCACATTTTGTGGATCAAGAGATGGTCCATTTCTATACATTGATGGAAATTGATAGTTCCCATATATTTTACAAGTGGAGGCTATTAAAtctcatcaatacatgcaaatagATTATCCTCTAGTCCACAAAAGTGGACCAGAGAACCTCAGTTGATTGAGATGGATGATCATTTTATCCAAGAATATACAATTTAGTGAAATCTTTCTCTCTTTTGCCACTTAAAAAGGTACGGTCCAAAGATAATTTCATCTCTTTTGTTAAAATTGAGTATATCTATATAATAAGTTGGGGTTTTACGATATTTTTGAACTTATAGGGAAATGTTatgtataaaattttaaatagattAGAGTTCAGTTGTAAACTTACCAATTTGAGATGTGTAAATATAAATGAGCAATGAAGGTAATCTATATCATGGTCGAATGGACTGCCTATGAAAATGaactataataatttttttcctttgaaCAAAAATTGCTGCGTAAACATTTACATATCAGGTTGGTAGCTTCCAAGGAGCAGTTCGGATCCTCTATCCCTAAATTTCTCTGTTCCCATATCCCTTGCTGATCGGAtggaccagattacatctcaagacatcatgacatccttaagatgtgtgcagtatcctcgtgatgtgcaaagcatccttgagatgtaatttGGTCCGTCCGATCTGTAAAGgaacacggggacagagaaatttggaGGCAGAGGATCCGAACTCTCCAAGGAGAATATAAGCAAAGCAGGTTTCAACCCACGTATGTTCATTAGACATAATAATTTCCACATTATTTATTCTCTAAGTAGCAAGATAGAATGACTTAGCAAGCTCCAGACTTATTTGTGACAATATCTCTACATGAACTATTTGTGTCAACCCATGGAGGCtcactttatatttatcaaatGCCCGCACTCTTGCTCCAAGAGCAATGGTGCAGAGCGCCTCTAAGGATCGAGTCTGTGAATTAacgaataaattttttttaatgaacggTTGACCTAAGAACGTTGAGTTGATGGGCTGCCCGCTATGAGCACTTTTCGATTTATCTTGATGGTAAGTGGAAAACTTTCGTGAGATCAAGTTGGTCACCCCAAAAATAATCAACGTAAACTGAATATCtaatgtcaattaaaaaaaattacaaatactCTTGTATTTAATATAATGTTTGAGTTTGTATATTATACGAATCAAAAGAGGGTAAGAGGTAGGAATCACTCGTGATATGCCCTGCGAGAGATTTAAACCCTTTAAATTTCTCGTAGGACAAATCATAACTCTACATTATTTGAATCACTCGTGATGTTGGATCATCTGTCAAGAATCAAGACCCATCTATGTTTCTTAGATTTATCCTGATGGCTGGTGAAAAACTTACGTGGAATCAAACAGGTTATCTCTAAGATTAATCAGTTCGTAAAGTTGGAtacctaagttaaaaaaaaatcatctattcACTTTCACTTCCATCTAATTGGATTATCATTGTTCCAATAATAGGAATAagcatattttttattatttatattatttagcAATAAGTATTGGATTAACCTTGGGATTCATCAATCCGACCTCACAGAAATGATAAATCATGAAACGCTCGCAATGGGCTTTCTATTAACCCAACGTTCTTAGATCAAccattcattaaaaaaaacttatccgTTAATTCACCGAAACTGAAACTCGACCCTTAAAGAAAACACATTGCTGCACCATTACCTCGAGGGCCCGGAATAATCATATTTGAATTATATTAAATCCCACTACTTTTTACTTGTCTATTGATTTCATTTTAATTGCTTCCACACAAATGCATCTAAACAAAAATTATCACATGCACGTATATGTTGTTAACAATTTATTCAaaaaacttattcagtttttatTAGTTGTGAGAAAAATTTAGCATTATCTATCCCCATCAGTATCATCTATTAATAAAGATTATTTACCCCTCCCTATCAATATCATTTATGGGCCTAGAAGGCAAAGCATACAAATTCCCCTCTTATGTTGTTGCACATACAAGATCAAGCGTTAGGTGTTGCTGGGTCTCTAGAGGGTGTTATTCAGATGATGGCAAGCTGGTTTGGCAAGATGGATGGTGGAGTGAGTAGAGCTTGTGACTCTCTAAGAGGACAAGTCCAAAGACGGCATGGGAGGCTCCCCACGAGAGCCAGGTACGAGTACTATGAGGACAGATGATGTAATTTTTGTGGACTGCATGCGATGTTGGAGCGTGTTTTCTTTGGTTGTGCTCCAGTTGTTGCGTTATGGAGGTAGATTCGGGAGTGACTACACATGTCACAGTGGACGCCTACTTACAGACAAATGCTTAGGGTTTTTAAGTACCATTATTGCGGGACCTCTTGATGAACCTTGCTATATCTGCTATGATACATTATATATGGCTGGCAAGGAATCGTAGTTATTTTGAGGGAGACAGAATTAACATAAAGTGGATTTTCATGTGAGTGTAGGTACATCTATATCGAAGCTGGGATGTCTACTTAGGCATGAGTAGACTTTAGAGCCAACATTATACATTTTTActcatatatatacatacatatttATTGATATAAAAAAAACCATGAAAAGATACTTGCTTACCCATTTTCAAGAGATCAAAAATTAACTAGTGAAAAAATGCTTACCCTTTTTCACGGTGTCAAAGTTGAGCACAAAGAATCTTTACTTGTGCTGGAGAGCTTATGATCAAGCCTTCCAGGCACAGAAGTCATACCTTAGCCAGCCTTTTGCGCATATCAGTCCATCTGATGGAGATGCCCTTCTGCTCTATCTGGCAGCTCCTAATCCAGCGGTCATCAAGATTCTATTAAAGAGTAGCAAAAGTTATACCTTGGAGAATGTTGGAGTCAAATACACTCAAATTGAGAAAACATTTGCTACAATTTGGGCAGCTTGAAAGTTTTGAACAAGTTTTAAGTTTACATCTTCGAAGTAATGATGGACCAACTATTGCAGCAAATTTTGGCCAGACCTGACTCCGCGAAAAGCTCAACTTTAAAATTTTGGTTGGAGCAACACTGGTCTTAGAGAGACTATCATGGGCATGGCAAAAACAATAAGGTTGTTTTACCAAGAGAGGTTAGTGCACTATGCAACTCAACGTCCAAATAGGCATTCAAATTGTATCTGCCAACTCTTCAAAAGTTGGAACTAAATGCATACAGTTTCAACAAGATCCTGCAAGCAACATTCTAAATCCAAATATTTACAGAATCAGAGATCCAAGCGGCAGCAGAGTTCTTCTTTCTTGACCAACAAACTTAATTGCCAGATATCCAATTCACGCTCTTCGATTGGTCATTTGGTAGGAAGAAATCAAATTTAACATCGATATTGCCTGATTTTTCACCAGTGTCTTTATACTCAATGTTTGATATGTTTCCAATGTAATCCTCCTCGGAATCTTGGTACTCTGGCCGCACACGACGGACTGGAATGGTTACTGAATAAAGAGTACTGAGATCTGTGCCTGTGGAAACATTGAGTTGAACCTTATCCTGGGAGTCAATCTCAACAAATTCAGAGAGTGCACCGATAACATTGTTAATTATCTTTTGCTTTGCCTCATCACTGATATCGCACCTATCAGAGAATAATATCATCTTAAGCCTCTGCTTTGCAATTTTTGCATTGGAATTCTTTCTTACTTTGGCTGTGGGAAACAGCATCCTCCAGGCCAAACTAAGTCTGTCGAGGAAGC from Zingiber officinale cultivar Zhangliang chromosome 4A, Zo_v1.1, whole genome shotgun sequence includes the following:
- the LOC121969809 gene encoding cell division topological specificity factor homolog, chloroplastic-like; this encodes MAISGDLNLVFGSLHSPPNHRPFLPTILSSKVHFHHFRSGASDLKVAPKWLQMKLPNINSRNRSHMCFGMGENKLKPTVNQDAEVFLLNVVNMSFLDRLSLAWRMLFPTAKVRKNSNAKIAKQRLKMILFSDRCDISDEAKQKIINNVIGALSEFVEIDSQDKVQLNVSTGTDLSTLYSVTIPVRRVRPEYQDSEEDYIGNISNIEYKDTGEKSGNIDVKFDFFLPNDQSKSVNWISGN